In Kwoniella shandongensis chromosome 10, complete sequence, one genomic interval encodes:
- a CDS encoding glyceraldehyde-3-phosphate dehydrogenase, which translates to MVAKVGINGFGRIGRIVLRNAIDHGDLEVVAVNDPFIDLEYMVYMFKYDSTHGRFKGDVSTKDGKLVINGKNITVFGEKDPANIKWGEAGADYVVESTGVFTTIDKANAHIKGGAKKVIISAPSADAPMFVCGVNLDKYKSEYQIISNASCTTNCLAPLAKVINDNFTIIEGLMSTIHATTATQKTVDGPSHKDWRGGRGAAANIIPSSTGAAKAVGKVIPELNGKLTGLAFRVPTSDVSVVDLVARIEKGASYDEIKAVIKKASESPELKGILGYTDDEVVSTDFVGSTESSIFDAKAGIALNANFIKLVAWYDNEYGYSRRVCDLVSYIAGVDAKAQ; encoded by the exons ATGGTCGCTAAAGTCGGTATCAACGGTTTCG GTCGAATCGGACGAATTGTCCTCAG GAACGCCATTGACCATGGAGACCTCGAGGTCGTTGCTGTCAACGA CCCCTTCATTGACTTGGAGTACATG GTCTACATGTTCAAGTACGACTCTACCCACGGTCGATTCAAGGGTGACGTCAGCACCAAGGACGGCAAGCTTGTCATCAACGGCAAGAACATCACCGTCTTCGGCGAGAAGGACCCCGCCAACATCAAGTGGGGTGAGGCCGGCGCCGACTACGTCGTCGAGTCCACCGGtgtcttcaccaccatcgACAAGGCCAACGCCCACATCAAGGGTGGTGCCAAGAAGGTCATCATCTCTGCCCCTTCCGCTGACGCTCCCAT GTTCGTCTGTGGtgtcaacctcgacaagTACAAGTCCGAGTACCAGATCATCTCCAACGCTTCTTGTACCACCAACTGTCTTGCTCCCCTTGCCAAGgtcatcaacgacaac TTCACCATCATTGAGGGTCTCATGAGCACCATCCACGCCACTACTGCCACCCAGAAGACCGTCGACGGTCCTTCCCACA AGGACTggcgaggtggtcgaggtgccGCTGCcaacatcatcccttcctccaccggTGCCGCCAAGGCCGTCGGCAAGGTCATCCCCGAGCTTAACGGCAAGCTTACCGGTTTGGCTTTCCGAGTCCCTACCTCTGACGTCTCCGTTGTCGACCTCGTTGCCCGTATTGAGAAAGGTGCTTCTTACGATGAGATCAAGGCTGTCATCAAGAAGGCTTCTGAGAGCCCCGAGTTGAAGGGTATCTTGGG TTACACCGATGACGAGGTTGTCTCCACCGACTTCGTTGGCTCTACCGAgtcttccatcttcgacgCCAAGGCCGGTATTGCTTTGAACGCCAActtcatcaagctcgtcgCTTGG TACGACAACGAGTACGGTTACTCTCGACGAGTTTGTGACCTTGTCTCTTACATCGCCGGTGTCGACGCCAAGGCTCAGTAA